A genomic region of Xiphophorus couchianus chromosome 9, X_couchianus-1.0, whole genome shotgun sequence contains the following coding sequences:
- the dcxr gene encoding L-xylulose reductase isoform X2 — MEISFTGKQALVTGAGKGIGRSTALALARCGARVTAVTRTQADLNSLVQECPAIVPVCVDLADWAATEAALKDVGPIDLLVNNAACTKLQPFLEVTPDQFDLLFNVNVKAVLHISQMVAGGMKARGSGGSIVNVSSQASQRALRDHTVYCATKGALDMLTKVMALELGPHQIRVNSVNPTVVMTKMGHLGWSDPEKAQTMKSRIPLGRFAEEEDVVNCILFLLSEKSSMINGVALPVDGGHLAC, encoded by the exons ATGGAGATTTCATTTACAGGCAAACAGGCGCTGGTGACAGGAGCAGGAAAAG GTATCGGCAGGTCCACGGCTCTGGCTCTGGCACGCTGCGGGGCTCGGGTCACTGCAGTCACACGGACACAGGCTGACCTCAACAGTTTAGTGCAAGAG TGTCCAGCCATCGTCCCAGTGTGTGTGGACCTGGCGGACTGGGCAGCCACCGAGGCTGCCCTGAAGGACGTCGGGCCCATCGATCTGCTGGTGAACAATGCTGCCTGCACCAAACTGCAGCCATTCCTGGAGGTCACACCTGACCAGTTTGACCT attgtttAATGTGAATGTGAAAGCTGTGCTACACATTTCTCAG ATGGTGGCTGGTGGGATGAAGGCCAGAGGGTCGGGCGGCTCCATCGTCAATGTGTCCAGCCAGGCATCCCAGCGCGCCCTCAGGGATCATACTGTTTACT GTGCAACTAAAGGGGCCCTGGACATGCTGACCAAAGTGATGGCCCTAGAGCTCGGACCCCATCAG ATCCGTGTGAACAGCGTCAACCCTACAGTTGTTATGACAAAGATGGGTCACCTGGGCTGGAGTGACCCGGAAAAAGCCCAGACCATGAAGTCCCGCATCCCCCTGGGCCGCTTCGCAG aggaggaggacgtGGTGAACTGCATCTTGTTCCTGCTGAGTGAGAAGAGCAGCATGATTAACGGAGTCGCCCTGCCAGTGGACGGAGGCCACCTGGCCTGCTGA
- the dcxr gene encoding L-xylulose reductase isoform X1 codes for MEISFTGKQALVTGAGKGIGRSTALALARCGARVTAVTRTQADLNSLVQECPAIVPVCVDLADWAATEAALKDVGPIDLLVNNAACTKLQPFLEVTPDQFDLLFNVNVKAVLHISQMVAGGMKARGSGGSIVNVSSQASQRALRDHTVYLITSSESCCVVIRPCSGATKGALDMLTKVMALELGPHQIRVNSVNPTVVMTKMGHLGWSDPEKAQTMKSRIPLGRFAEEEDVVNCILFLLSEKSSMINGVALPVDGGHLAC; via the exons ATGGAGATTTCATTTACAGGCAAACAGGCGCTGGTGACAGGAGCAGGAAAAG GTATCGGCAGGTCCACGGCTCTGGCTCTGGCACGCTGCGGGGCTCGGGTCACTGCAGTCACACGGACACAGGCTGACCTCAACAGTTTAGTGCAAGAG TGTCCAGCCATCGTCCCAGTGTGTGTGGACCTGGCGGACTGGGCAGCCACCGAGGCTGCCCTGAAGGACGTCGGGCCCATCGATCTGCTGGTGAACAATGCTGCCTGCACCAAACTGCAGCCATTCCTGGAGGTCACACCTGACCAGTTTGACCT attgtttAATGTGAATGTGAAAGCTGTGCTACACATTTCTCAG ATGGTGGCTGGTGGGATGAAGGCCAGAGGGTCGGGCGGCTCCATCGTCAATGTGTCCAGCCAGGCATCCCAGCGCGCCCTCAGGGATCATACTGTTTACT TAATCACTTCCAGTGAGAGTTGCTGTGTTGTCATTCGGCCTTGCTCAGGTGCAACTAAAGGGGCCCTGGACATGCTGACCAAAGTGATGGCCCTAGAGCTCGGACCCCATCAG ATCCGTGTGAACAGCGTCAACCCTACAGTTGTTATGACAAAGATGGGTCACCTGGGCTGGAGTGACCCGGAAAAAGCCCAGACCATGAAGTCCCGCATCCCCCTGGGCCGCTTCGCAG aggaggaggacgtGGTGAACTGCATCTTGTTCCTGCTGAGTGAGAAGAGCAGCATGATTAACGGAGTCGCCCTGCCAGTGGACGGAGGCCACCTGGCCTGCTGA